TCTGCATTCCAGTCACACGATTTGGGGGAAGATTCATGTTCACCGTCCAGTCCAAGCAGACCCTGATGGTATGTTCTCCAAACCAAAGGAAAACCAGAGAAGCAGCTGATGCAGGAGCTCTGGACTGCTTCCTGGGACACCCTCACCTGCCTCGCCCCCACGCAGAGGTCGTGACCAAGGAGGTGCACAAAGATTGCACCCACCTTTATCTTGTCAGTTAGAGATGCTTTCAAGTAATTGTCAATTCACCTATCTCTGAGccaaagtaaaaagaaagctATGATCACCTAAAACAAGGTCCATTGTAGgctcttataaaaaaaaaaattatccctgCATATAAAAGAAATCATACTCTAAAGTCAAAAGCACTTCTACAATTCAGAATTACACACTATCGATACTTTTTTCTATGCAATTTTATATAGTTCATCATATTGCTTGTAATCCAATATCCTGTTCTCATATCATAAACACTTTTCCCCATGTGCAAGTTTCATACATACTTTGTATGGTTACTATACTCTATCATGTGGCTGAAACAATTTAACCATCTCCTTAACCATTCCTTGGGGTTGAGGTTATTTCTTACTTTCTGGCTAGTATAAATATGCTTTAATGAGCATTGGCTATCTTCAAATTCTCTGCACATTTCTCTAGGGCCAGAAGTATGACCACAGGCTAAGCACACTGAGCAGATGCATGTAAGAAAGGAAGGGTCATTTTACCAACAGTAATGCAAACCCAAAGTTTAAACCCAAAGTTTTtaaattgtatcatttaaattCAGTGTTCTTGGTGGTTTAAAATCATATTTCCATTTGGTTATATGAAAGATCTCAAAGCATCTTAGCTGTAATCTTAATTTTAGCAGAAACTAGAGAAAATTACTTGAATTAAAGTAAACCAAACAGATTTGCATCTCCATGAATAACACAGAACACAACTTAAAGTCCaggatttttaataaattaagtaAGTAGGAAAGAAAGCTTCTGTTTagttatttaataaaaacataGACATTGTCAAAGATTTATTAACTTCTTTGCAAAGAAAGTTCTAACCTGATCCCCTTTTATTGGCTCATTTGGCCGTTTAACATCTCAATTATTCACTCAAACCACAGATATCTACCTTTAAAGAGATTACTtggtattttttaatatcatatcTGTTTCAGTATTTTCCTAATACTTTTACAAATAATTGCTATTTTCCAGCACCCTGATACATATATTTAGAAGAAATCAGAATGTTTTCACAAGAGGGAAAATAGTAGACAGATTTACATGTACTTAAATACTCTTATTCTAATCTAAATGGGATTAACACAACTTTAGTAGAAAGCAGTTTATTCATTGAATACCTAAGTAAAATGGAGTTACTTCAATATCAAATCCTATACTCTAGGAttgaatctgtaatttaaaacTCACTTAACACAAAGTTATGAAACTTATGAAAATATAAAGCTTAATAATAGAGTTGAATCTATAAGGCAGAAGTGCTGAAAGTTTTAAATtctcacatttcattttcttttttacaattgCCTGATCTATCATCATAGATTTTTAACTCTCTCCCCAAATCTCCTTTCAGCACTCCCGCCCAAGCTTTTTGGAagtgaattccatcacctcacacCTCCTTCCCTAGCAGACCCTCTCTGCAGCTGCTAGCTCCCCTCAACCACACCACATTCTCCAGTCCCAGGCCCTCGTCCCACCACAGGGCCTGGTTCCAAGGTTCCTTCTGGACcagagttacacacacacacacacagacacacacaccagttAGCACTTTTTGTATCTGATCTCAGCTTGAACATGATCTCCTGAGAGGTTCTTTCCCTGAATGCCTGTCTGGGTCTGATGTACTTCATGTGGTCTCTGGCTGACTGTCACAGTTGTCATTTCACTTTGTAATCATTTGAGTCTCCTCCACAAGGCAGCAACCGGTTTGATTTTGCTCACCTCAGCTTCTCAGGGCTGACACCAGCCCTGGGACCAACGAGCTactcaaacatttttttaaattaatgaatgaattttggGAGTTTCTAAATACTTTGCAATCTTTTCTGTGATGCTTTTTGCCCACGGAGATGTGTGAGAGCTTGATCACTTTTTGACAAGAAAACCAGAGGCCACAGGGAAGACTGGGAACAACAGCATTGACTGTAGACTGGGGTGGTGTGGGGAGGCACCACTGAGCTCCTGAGGGCGCTGAGTGTTCTTTGTAAACCTTTGACAAAAAGTGTAAAAATGCCAAAAAGAATGCTAGCATCAGTTGCATTTAAAAACCACATAAGGAAACTCTTCAAAATGATACCCACTTAAAGCAAGTCTTCCAAAAGGTCCCAGTCTGATCTTCAAGACCTCATATAGTCACAAGAAGTCTGAGGAGGTCTTGAATATACACCCTGCGTTTTAACTAAGCAACCCAAGAAACCACACTTTGAGTGTGGTTTCAGAAACATCAGCAGTGCGGTTTTCTAGGAGAGTTGTAGACAGTAGATGCTTTGATTCAGTCGGTGCCCGCTCCTCATCTTTTACTGGCTCGGCGCAGACAGAACTGGGCAGTCTAGCCTATGGACACTTGGATGCCTACGTAACAGCCTGTTGCAAACAGATGGCTGCTGTTTGTTATACTGTTTCAGATCTTTGTTATGAATGTCTTAAAACTATGTAAATAACATTATACCCCAGTATCCTTCTTTACCTAGTTTTCCATTCAGTGGTTTGAGATTTGCCTGTGTTAATACGTGTAGGTCTAGATCAATGTAACTAACTGCAATATAATAGTCCTTTGACTATTTATCATTTGTTtccaaataatgctgcaataaataactgcagagacatcactttgccaacaaaggtctgtctagtcaaagctatggtctttcagtagtcatgtatggatgggagagttgggcaataaagaaagctaagtgccaaagaattgatgcttttgaactttggtgttggagaagactcttgagagtcccttggactataaagagatcaaaccagtcaatcctaaaggaaatcagtcctgaatattcattggaaggactgatgttgaagctgaagttccaatactttagccacctgatgtggagaattgactcacgggaaaagaccctgatactgggaaagactgaagacaggatgaaagaagatgagatggttggatggcatcaccaattcgatggacatgagtttgagcaagctccgggagttggtgatggatagcggagcctggcgtgttgcagtccatggggtcgcagagtcagacatgactgagcgactgaactgaactgagtgctgcAGTACTCTCATGTCTCGTGTGTGTGCTTGTCTTTCCAGTTTACTGATTACTTACTCTATTACTGAGTATATTCTGTACCTCCTAGGTTGGTTGCCTCTGTGTCAGCTGCCTTGTCTAATTCCTGGACTTTGCAATAAAACTCATCCTGGGAAGAATGGGAAACAGAAGTCTCTTTGTGCTCAGAGAACTGGGGCTATCATCACCTTTCTCTACTAGTTCAACTTGAAAAAAGGCAACATGAACAGCAATGAGGCAAGGTTTGATAGCCCTACAGATCTAGgtttcaaattcatgtcctttgcaattagttgtggtggtttagtcactaagtcatgtttgactcttgggaccccatgtactgtagcccaccaggctcctctgtccatagaattttccaggcaagaatactggagtgggtgaaagtgaaagttgctcagtcatgtccgactctttgtgacccaagagtcttctccaacaccacagttcaaaagcatcatttctttggcactcagctttctttatagtccaactctcacatccagagatgactactggaaaaaccatagcctttactagatggacctttgttggcaaagtcccTATATCTGTTTCTAAAAGcacatacttgtgtgtgtgtggctttttaaaaatttcattctttgttaagTACACTCATGTTTCAACAATGAGTCAATCTGATAAGGCAGTGAGCCTTTTCACAGCAGAGGGCCCCCAGGGAATGCTGTGACTGAGTACAGCAGGTGTCAGACAGCAGACGCTACCATCCTCTTCATGCGGGACAGCACTTGCCCAAGGTTCCCAGCAAGCGATGGAGGACGGCTGTGAAGCCAGGTGTAGGCTCCAGGTGTGCTCCCCAGAGAGTTCCTGTGCTCCTCCACGCCAGGTGTCCACTCTTGACTTTGTAGTCTGTGTGCACTGAGATGTGCCCGGGAAGATCCCAACTAACAAATGCCGCTGGGGTAAGCGATTTAGGAGAGGAACTTGAGATTGTGATGAGGAAAGTAGCTACATGGACTGAAGGGTCTGGTTTCCACGTAAAATACACTGTATTAGATTTGATCTTAGGAAGTATAAGAATCAGCTCTTAGTCTTTAAAGGGAAGACtgcaaaaatcattattttatcatACTGTTCTTATAaccagaataaaatataatttttcgtTAAGTGTGTATTCTTCCTGAACTTAAGTCTTTGGTTCTGTTGAGAGTTTAGCTGTGTCCCTGACAATTCCTGCACTGGAAGTCCTCACCCAAAGACCTCAGAATGTGTCCTTGTGGAGATGGGGCTGTTGCAGACGTCATGAGTGGAGATGGTCATGCTGAAGCAGGGCAGCCCTCACCCAGTGGGACATCTGAACAGACACCCACACAGGGAGAACACCGCGTAGGATGAAGGCTGGGACTGTGGTGAAGCATCACCAGCCAAGGGACCGTTAAGACGCCAGAAACCACCAGAGCCAGGAGAGGGGTGGGAATAGACTCCCGTCAGGCCCTGGAGGACCAGCCTGACAGCTGGATCCACCTCTAGCCTCTGGAACCATGAGACAGTGAGCCTCACTCAATGATAAAGAGTCAATTCTTGACTGCCAAAACCATTAATCTATACACTAAGTTTCTTAGTAAATAAACAATTTTGACCATCCCCATCAccgtgtattttatttatttcagttagaTATTTACAGATATTTGCTGATACAAAAATACAATGACCAGGCAGACTGAAAGGCGAGGCAatgcctcccacactgcaaaacCCTCCAGCTCCTTGAGCTTTCCCAAACGCTTTCTCAAAGGCTTTAAATAGTTGAAAATACTTCCCCATGACAATGACCCCAGGGCACCATGTGCACCGGGTGGACCGAGCTCAGTATCTGTACTTGGTGGAGTAGTCCTTTGGAGACACGACCAGCCCACGGCCCTTGCGGGCCCCCCGGTACACTGTCTCGATGATGTCGATCATCTCCTGCTTGTCCTCCATGGCCCAGTTGATCTTGTTGTTGTTGCCGGTGCCCAGGTCGATCATGATGTGCTTGTTCCTGTAAGAGGGAAGGGGTCAGTGCTCACAAGAATCCCTCTGAAAAAGAACCGCATGGAAACAAGCCTTACATCCCCACCTCCATTACAGGTTCTTGTCAAACATCAGCACGATCAAGAGGATCCACCATGGTTTAGAAGACTGGAAACCATCTAAATACTGTTAAGAAAGACACTCGCGTTCCTCCTGTGTGCTCTCTAATTCCTTAGGACAAATAAACCTACAGGGCAATCAAGGGTCGAAGGACACAGCCTCAGTTACCTGGAAAGCCAAAGAGTTTTCCAGGGGGTTGTAGTAACTTACCTGAAAAAGCAACGTGAGTTTCTCATGGTGTTCTTGTGAGCACTTAGTGCAGATGTTACCGAAAGTCGTCCTGACTGTGAAGTGAATGATATTTTGCATTCCTCGATTCTCCATAGATGGATCTTTCAAgaagctactttttaaaatgaacttataTGTGCACTTCATAAAATAAAGATAGTAACTCTTGCTGTACCAGCTGCACTGATGGTTATTGATTTAACTTTCTGTTTCTGAGAGGTTATGCGTCTGGCTGCCGGCTGCTGTTTCCTGGCGTGGGCTCCACCTGGGGCTGCAGTGAGGTTTCCTTCCAGTCAGGGCAAGCTTCCAGGAGGCAAACTGGACGTCACTCTCCTGCTGCAAAAACTTGCTTCCAGGAGTCACACTGGCCCAGGAATCCGGGCATctgggcctggccctgccctcccttCCATACctgccactccccaccccacctgtgTCACCCAAGACCATGCAGGTCCCCACACATGTGGGCCATTCTGCCCTGTGCCCCTGCTGGGCTCAAGCTGAACTTACTCAGCAGCCTCTACACACTCCCTGCCGCCCGATGACAATCAGTATTTGTGCCTCTGCAAATACCTGCTGCAATACTGTGACttataggaaaaatatatatgtggtCACTCAAAAGATATACTCTCCTATGTATTTGGTTTTATCCACAGTTCCTGGCTTAATACTGCCAAAACCTTTGGAACTGTCCACAGTAAGAATGATGGGATATTTGGACTCTGGTCCTCAGTTCCTGAAGACACTTCATGACCATGAAGCTGAAATGGGTGCCTTGCTACTCCTAGACACCTCTTCTGTTACAAGGGAGCTCATGTTAACGAAGGCCACTTCTAGATCCTACGTCTGCTTGTGGGTGAGAGGAAGCCGCTCCCACCGGCACGCACACACGCTGTCACCTGTCACTTCTTCCTGGTTTCTGGTGCTGTCTGCTCTGCTGTTGCCATCAGGGGATGTTCTGTGACAGCAGGCACCCTGTCTGATCTGATTCATGTCC
The sequence above is a segment of the Odocoileus virginianus isolate 20LAN1187 ecotype Illinois chromosome 22, Ovbor_1.2, whole genome shotgun sequence genome. Coding sequences within it:
- the TXNL4A gene encoding thioredoxin-like protein 4A isoform X2; translated protein: MFLILLRALFGYPSCFKVKNFAVIYLVDITEVPDFNKMYELYDPCTVMFFFRNKHIMIDLGTGNNNKINWAMEDKQEMIDIIETVYRGARKGRGLVVSPKDYSTKYRY